The genomic stretch GCTCGGTCGGCGCATAGCTTTCGCTCACGACCATCTCGAACGGCAGGCGCAGCAGGCTGTCGAGCAGGCCGGGGCTGGTCGCCTCCGGATAATCCTTCAAGCCGAGCATCGCGGCGAAATCGGGTGATCCCGACCCGCGCATCTCCATCGCATCGAGACCGAAGCTGACCCGGCGGTAGGGCAGCATATTGCCGATATCGACATCGTCGGCAGGCTTCCTGACCGGACGCATCTCGCCATTGTAGAGCGCGGACAGCAGCTCGAGTATTTCGGAATTCGTATTGCCGAGCGGGCCGACGTAATCGGTCAGCGGCGCCGCGCCATAGGCCTGCAATGCCGCGACCAGACCCTGCGAGGCGGCGCGCAAGGACCGAAGATCCTTGGGATCGGCTTCCAGCTGCTCGCGTCCGGTGCGCTTGAATTTCTTGCCGACCCGCTCGACCAGTCCGGCCTTACCGCGCGCCGGGCGGCGGATCAGCGTGATGAACTGGTCGTTCACGAACAGCTGGCCCGAGCCGAGCCGCTCGCGCCAGCGTTCGTCGATATGGCGGCTGATCGGATCGGGGAACTGGGCCTCCAGATCGACCGATACGCGGCGCCGGATGACGTGATGATAGAGCACGAATCGCGCATCCAGCGTGGAGCGCAGCACCACTTCGCGCGTGGCGGCGTGTGCGTTGAGCGCTTCGCTATCCTCGGTCTCGAACAGCAGACCGGGCACCTGGATCGCAGTCATCAGCGATCCGTCGCGCAGCAGCAGCGTGCTTTCGTCGATCAGGCGCAGATAGGGCAGCCGATCCCCGGCGCGCGCTTCTTTCGCGCCCCAGGCAGCAGCGCCCTTCCATTTGTCCTTACGCGGCATAGGAGTTGCACCCCCAGTGCTTGTAATTCTTCACCCGCGGGCATTTCGAGACCTTGGTGATCCACAGGTCGAAAATGCGCGGTTCGCGCAGGCAGGCGAAATAGCCGATGCCGTGCATGACTGCGAAAACGACCAGCGCGAGCCAGCTGCCGGTGATCAGGAACGCCTCGGTCGTCACCATCCCGTTGATGATGAAATAGTTATACGTCACGCCCGCAAACATTTGCGGCCGCGTGAGCGCACGGTGGACGGGATGGCGGACGAGGTTAGTCATGGCTACGCCGCCACGCCCTGAATGCCGGCGACGATGGAGGCCGCGCCGAACAGGATGAACACGCCGATAATGACAGTCGCGCCGAAGCGCCAGTTGAGGCGTCCGGTCAGCATCATGAAGCCGACCGCGGCAACCGCCATCACGGCGACGGCAGTCGCGACATTGCCGAGCAAGGTGCCCTGCAGCCAGCCGAGCGCAGCGACGATCGGGCCGGACCCGGCAGGATCGGCCGCCTGCGCAAAAGCAGCGCTGGGGGTTGCAAGCAGGGCCAGAGCGGCCGGAATCGAGAACCTGGACTTCAAGTGAATTTACTCCCGTGAATGGCTGGCGAGGCGACCCATGATCGCTGCCACGTAAAGCTGCGTTTCGCGGATGCGCGGAATCCCGCCTGCGCGCTCCACCCGCCCGGGCCCGGCATTATAGGCCGCGAGCGCTTTTTCGATATCGCCGTCGAACCGGTCGAGCTGTTCGCGCAAGTATCGCGCACCGCCTTCCAGATTGGCGAAGGGATCGTTCGGATCGACGCCCAGATCGCGGGCCGTTCCGGGCATCAGCTGGGCGAGACCACGTGCGCCGACCGGCGACACGGCATTCGGGCGCCAGCGGCTCTCCTGCCACACCATCGCTTCGATCAGCGCCGGGCTGAGATCGTAGCGCGCGGACAGCTCGGCGACTTTCGCCTGATAGGTCACCGGCACCAGCGCGCCCGGTGCATTCGGATCGGCAACGGCGATGTCGGGAACGTAAACGTCGGCCGGCACCTCGCCCATGGGCTCGAAATCGGCATGCGGAATGCTGGCAGCAGCAGGCGCGGTGCTCCCGCCGGCTACCCAGCGTGCTCCGTCCGCATCAATCTCCATGACATCCGCCTTCGCAGGGAAGGCAGCCAGCGCCGCACAGGTCAGACCCATACCGAGCGCCAGGCGTGCTAGAATCATTGCACCCTCCGTCCGGTCCCACTGGCCACTCTACATGACAAGCGGGTGACAGGAAGCTGAATGTAGACGGTTTCCGTCGCAAACGGGCAACAGTCAGGCACAAAAAAGCCCGCCCTCCCCTCGGAGCGCGGGCTTGAAGACCGCCATGGGCGGCGGGAAACGTTTTAACGCATCGACATCGCATAGTAGCGAGCGAAATCGCCGCGATCGAGCGCTGCGAGCGCCCGCCTGGCAAGTCTGCGCGAGTCCACCCACTGGCCGTCTGCGGTTTCCAGCTCGACACTCGAGTCAGCTTCTGCCGCAGCTTCGAAATCGGCGCGAGCCTCATCGAACTGGCCCATCCGCGCCAGCGCGATACCGTGATTGATCAAACGCGCCGGATCGTCCGCTTCCAGCTCGGCGCAGGCTTCGATCGCCTCGACAGCCGCACGGTCGCGGCCAGCAACCAGCTCTTCGTAACCGACGTCGAAAGTGGTCTCGGGCGCTTCGACGACGGCAGGCGCACCTTGCGCCAGCAGGGCCAGAACGAATGAGGTGGCAAGGGCCATGGCATTTCTCCCAATGTGTTGTTGAGCCCGAAATACCGCCCGACGCCCACGGCTGCAACAAAACTGCAACATTGTCACATTTCTGAAATGCAGCGCATCGGCCAATGGCCTGTTGATACTGCAACACAACGGTCACGAACTGACACAAACTGTCACGAACCCCTCCTAGCTGGCGAGTCGCGATCAACGAATTCGCACTCGATATTCTTCCGATTCTTCCGGTTTTTGAGGGGACCGTTACCCGTGACAAATCTTCATCGCTCGCTCGTACTCGGCTGTAGCGCAGTGGCCCTTGCCAGCTGCGGCGCCGACGAAATCGTTTCGCCCGGCACGGGCGGCAACATCACCATCAACAATCCGTCTGCGCCGGCACCTTCGCCGACCCCGACGCCGACTCCGACATCTTCGCTTGTCGAGGCTGCCGCTGGCTGCCCGACCATCTCCGATCCGACCGGCCTTACCGACAGCGGCACGATCTCCGGCCCGACCGGCGAATATCGCGTCTGCACCATGCCGGCGCGCTTCACCGCCAGCTCTACGCTGCCCTATGTCGAAGGCCTCCTTTATCGCATGAACGGACGTGTCGATGTCGGCGAAGACGGCGGCCCGAGCGCTTCCGCAGGCAACGACACCGATGTCCAGCTGACCATCGAGCCGGGCGTCATCGTATACGCCTCGGGCTCCAGCTTCCTCAACGTCAACCGCGGCAACACCATCCAGGCGAACGGCACCGCCGAGCGTCCGATCATCTTCACCAGCCGCGACAACGTGCAGGGCCTCAATACGGACAATTCGTCGGGCCAGTGGGGCGGTATCGTCCTGTCGGGCCGCGCACCGGTCACCGACTGCATCGCACCGGGCGCAACGCCGGGCACCGCTGCCTGTGAACGCCAGGTCGAAGGCGCGGCGCAGCCCGCCCTGTTCGGCGGCGCCCAGCCGGCCGACAGTTCAGGCAGCATGAAGTTCGTGCAGATCCGCTACTCGGGCTTCGTCCTGTCGGGCGACAACGAGCTCCAGTCGCTGACCACCGGCGGCGTCGGTCGCAATACGGTTCTCGAAAACATCATGAGCTTCAACAGCTCGGATGACGGCGTCGAGTTCTTCGGCGGCAACGTCAATACGAAGCGCCTCATCGTGGTCGGTGCGGAAGACGACAGCATCGATACCGACACCGGCGTGAAGGCCAACATGCAGTTCGTCATCGCCATCCAGCGCGCTGGTGCCGGCGACACGATCATCGAAGCCGATTCCACCAACGGCCTCGAAGAACAGACGCCGCGCCAGAACACGCAGATCTCGAACGCCACCTTCATCCACAATGGCGGCGACCAGGACCAGGCCATCCGCATCCGCGGCTTCGCCGACTATGCGATCGTGAACTCGATCCTGGTCGACCGGACGGGCGGCACGCCCTGCCTGCGCGTCGACGGCACCGAAACGCTCAGCCGCACCAGCGGTCCTGACGAAGCGGGCCCGGTTCGCTTCGAAAGCTTCGTGCTCGATTGCGCGGTCGACTTCCGCGACAGTTCGGGCGGCGTAACGGCCACCGATATACAGAACCGCTTCGAAGCCGGCTCGAACAACAATGCGAACTTCACCAACACGCTGACGATGAGCTTCCTCAACGGCTCGAACGAAAGCGGCGTGCCGGTGTTCGATCCGACCGCATTGTCGAGCTTCTTCACCGTCCCCGACGAAAT from Qipengyuania profundimaris encodes the following:
- a CDS encoding TrbC/VirB2 family protein is translated as MKSRFSIPAALALLATPSAAFAQAADPAGSGPIVAALGWLQGTLLGNVATAVAVMAVAAVGFMMLTGRLNWRFGATVIIGVFILFGAASIVAGIQGVAA
- a CDS encoding lytic transglycosylase domain-containing protein; amino-acid sequence: MILARLALGMGLTCAALAAFPAKADVMEIDADGARWVAGGSTAPAAASIPHADFEPMGEVPADVYVPDIAVADPNAPGALVPVTYQAKVAELSARYDLSPALIEAMVWQESRWRPNAVSPVGARGLAQLMPGTARDLGVDPNDPFANLEGGARYLREQLDRFDGDIEKALAAYNAGPGRVERAGGIPRIRETQLYVAAIMGRLASHSRE
- a CDS encoding type IV secretion system protein VirB3 — translated: MTNLVRHPVHRALTRPQMFAGVTYNYFIINGMVTTEAFLITGSWLALVVFAVMHGIGYFACLREPRIFDLWITKVSKCPRVKNYKHWGCNSYAA